One stretch of Nicotiana tabacum cultivar K326 chromosome 18, ASM71507v2, whole genome shotgun sequence DNA includes these proteins:
- the LOC107827766 gene encoding phytochrome A1 isoform X1 has translation MSSSRPSQSSTTSARSKHSARIIAQTTIDAKLHADFEESGDSFDYSSSVRVTSVAGDERKPKSDRVTTAYLNQIQKGKFIQPFGCLLALDEKTFKVIAFSENAPEMLTMVSHAVPSVGELPALGIGTDIRTIFTGPSAAALQKALGFGEVSLLNPVLVHCKTSGKPYYAIVHRVTGSLIIDFEPVKPYEVPMTAAGALQSYKLAAKAITRLQALPSGSMERLCDTMVQEVFELTGYDRVMTYKFHDDDHGEVVAEITKPGLDPYLGLHYPATDIPQAARFLFMKNKVRMICDCRAKHVKVVQDEKLPFDLTLCGSTLRAPHYCHLQYMENMSSIASLVMAVVVNDGDEEGESSDSTQSQKRKRLWGLVVCHNTTPRFVPFPLRYACEFLAQVFAIHVNKELELESQILEKNILRTQTLLCDMLMRDAPLGIVSQSPNIMDLVKCDGAALLYKNKIHRLGMTPSDFQLHDIVSWLSEYHTDSTGLSTDSLYDAGFPGALALGDVVCGMAAVRISDKGWLFWYRSHTAAEVRWGGAKHEPGEKDDGRKMHPRSSFKAFLEVVKTRSVPWKDYEMDAIHSLQLILRNASKDADAMDSNTNIIHTKLNDLKIDGLQELEAVTAEMVRLIETASVPIFAVDVDGQLNGWNTKIAELTGLPVDEAIGNHLLTLVEDSSVDTVSKMLELALQGKEERNVEFEIKTHGPSGDSSPISLIVNACASRDVGDSVVGVCFIAQDITGQKNIMDKFTRIEGDYRAIIQNPHPLIPPIFGTDQFGWCSEWNSAMTKLTGWRRDDVIDKMLLGEVFGTQAACCRLKNQEAFVNFGVVLNNAMTGQECAKISFGFFARNGKYVECLLCVSKRLDREGAVTGLFCFLQLASHELQQALHIQRLSEQTALKRLKVLAYIRRQIRNPLSGIIFSRKMLEGTNLGEEQKNILRTSSQCQRQLNKILDDTDLDSIIDGYLDLEMLEFKLHEVLVASISQIMMKSNGKNIMIVNDMVEDLLNETLYGDSPRLQQVLANFLLVCVNSTPSGGQLSISGTLTKDRIGESVQLALLEVRISHTGGGVPEELLSQMFGTEAEASEEGISLLISRKLVKLMNGEVQYLREAGRSTFIISVELAVATKSSC, from the exons ATGTCATCTTCAAGACCAAGCCAATCTTCCACCACTTCAGCAAGATCAAAGCATAGTGCTAGGATCATTGCACAGACCACTATAGATGCAAAGCTTCATGCAGATTTCGAGGAGTCGGGTGATTCCTTTGACTATTCAAGCTCAGTGAGGGTTACAAGTGTAGCTGGGGATGAGCGAAAGCCCAAGTCGGACAGAGTAACTACCGCTTACCTCAATCAGATCCAGAAGGGTAAGTTTATCCAGCCATTTGGCTGTTTGTTAGCCCTTGATGAGAAAACATTTAAGGTCATAGCATTCAGCGAGAATGCCCCCGAAATGCTGACCATGGTTAGCCATGCTGTTCCAAGTGTGGGTGAGCTTCCAGCTCTTGGCATTGGGACTGATATCAGAACGATCTTCACTGGTCCTAGCGCAGCTGCATTGCAGAAGGCTTTGGGGTTCGGAGAGGTTTCTCTGTTAAATCCGGTCCTCGTTCACTGCAAAACTTCTGGGAAGCCATATTATGCAATTGTTCATAGGGTTACTGGTAGCTTAATCATTGATTTCGAGCCTGTGAAGCCCTATGAAGTACCCATGACTGCTGCAGGGGCCCTGCAGTCGTATAAACTTGCAGCCAAAGCCATTACTCGCTTGCAGGCCTTGCCCAGCGGCAGTATGGAAAGACTTTGTGACACTATGGTTCAGGAGGTTTTCGAACTCACAGGCTATGACAGGGTGATGACGTATAAGTTTCACGATGATGATCATGGAGAGGTGGTGGCCGAGATCACGAAGCCTGGCCTTGATCCTTACCTTGGTTTACACTATCCTGCTACGGATATCCCACAAGCTGCACGCTTTTTGTTCATGAAGAATAAGGTCCGAATGATTTGTGATTGCCGAGCAAAACATGTGAAGGTAGTCCAAGATGAGAAGCTTCCATTTGATTTAACATTGTGCGGCTCTACTCTTAGGGCTCCTCACTACTGCCATCTACAGTATATGGAGAACATGAGTTCAATTGCATCCCTTGTAATGGCAGTTGTGGTCAATGACGGGGACGAAGAGGGAGAAAGCTCTGATTCGACACAATCTCAAAAGAGAAAAAGGCTTTGGGGCCTGGTGGTTTGCCACAACACCACCCCGAGGTTTGTTCCCTTCCCTCTGAGGTATGCATGTGAATTTCTTGCGCAAGTCTTTGCCATACACGTCAACAAGGAACTGGAATTGGAAAGTCAGATTCTTGAGAAAAATATCCTGCGTACTCAGACTCTCTTGTGTGATATGCTGATGCGAGATGCTCCCTTAGGTATAGTGTCACAGAGTCCAAATATTATGGATCTTGTCAAATGTGATGGTGCTGCTTTGCTCTATAAGAATAAGATACATCGACTTGGAATGACCCCAAGCGACTTTCAGCTGCACGATATTGTCTCGTGGCTTTCTGAGTATCATACAGATTCCACAGGTTTGAGTACAGACAGCTTGTATGATGCTGGTTTCCCTGGGGCTCTTGCTCTTGGTGATGTAGTGTGTGGTATGGCAGCTGTTAGAATATCTGATAAGGGCTGGCTGTTCTGGTATAGGTCACACACTGCTGCTGAAGTTAGATGGGGTGGAGCAAAGCATGAACCTGGTGAAAAGGATGATGGCAGGAAAATGCATCCTAGGTCATCATTCAAAGCATTCCTGGAAGTTGTCAAGACTAGAAGTGTACCATGGAAGGACTATGAAATGGACGCAATCCATTCTTTGCAGCTTATACTAAGAAATGCATCCAAGGATGCCGATGCCATGGATTCAAATACCAATATTATCCACACGAAACTTAACGATCTTAAGATTGATGGGTTGCAGGAGCTAGAAGCAGTGACTGCTGAAATGGTCCGCTTGATTGAAACAGCTTCAGTTCCTATCTTCGCAGTTGATGTTGATGGGCAGCTTAATGGCTGGAACACAAAAATTGCTGAATTAACCGGTCTTCCTGTTGATGAAGCAATTGGGAATCATTTGCTCACACTCGTGGAGGATTCCTCAGTTGATACCGTGAGTAAAATGTTGGAATTAGCATTGCAAG GGAAAGAGGAAAGAAATGTAGAGTTTGAAATAAAAACACATGGGCCGTCAGGAGATTCTAGTCCAATCAGCTTAATTGTGAATGCATGTGCAAGCAGGGATGTTGGAGATAGTGTTGTGGGTGTATGTTTTATTGCTCAGGATATAACAGGACAAAAAAATATTATGGACAAGTTCACCCGGATTGAAGGTGACTATAGAGCTATTATCCAAAATCCTCACCCATTGATCCCACCAATATTTGGCACTGATCAATTCGGCTGGTGTTCTGAGTGGAACTCGGCAATGACAAAGTTAACTGGATGGCGGCGTGATGATGTTATTGATAAAATGCTATTAGGGGAGGTTTTTGGGACACAGGCAGCTTGTTGCCGTCTCAAGAATCAAGAAGCTTTTGTAAATTTTGGAGTTGTACTAAACAATGCTATGACTGGTCAAGAGTGTGCGAAGATATCTTTTGGTTTCTTTGCACGTAATGGGAAATACGTAGAGTGCTTACTTTGTGTGAGCAAAAGGTTGGATAGAGAGGGTGCAGTCACGGGACTCTTTTGTTTCCTGCAGCTTGCAAGCCATGAGCTGCAACAAGCTCTTCACATTCAACGATTATCAGAACAAACTGCATTGAAGAGGTTGAAAGTATTAGCTTACATAAGGAGGCAGATTAGAAACCCTCTTTCTGGAATTATATTCTCTCGGAAAATGCTGGAGGGGACTAACTTGGGCGAAGAGCAGAAAAATATACTGCGTACTAGTTCCCAGTGTCAGCGTCAGCTCAACAAAATTCTTGATGATACAGATCTTGATAGCATCATTGATGG TTATTTGGATCTGGAGATGCTCGAGTTCAAGCTGCACGAAGTATTAGTGGCATCTATTAGTCAAATCATGATGAAGAGCAATGGAAAGAATATAATGATTGTGAATGACATGGTTGAAGATCTTCTCAATGAAACTTTATACGGAGATAGTCCGAGGCTTCAACAGGTCTTAGCTAACTTTTTGTTAGTATGCGTGAATTCTACACCAAGTGGTGGTCagcttagtatttcaggcacatTAACAAAAGATCGCATAGGAGAATCTGTTCAGCTTGCTCTCTTGGAAGTCAG GATAAGCCACACAGGGGGAGGAGTGCCAGAAGAACTGCTAAGCCAAATGTTCGGTACTGAGGCCGAAGCATCTGAAGAAGGGATCAGCTTACTCATCAGCAGAAAGCTGGTGAAGCTGATGAATGGGGAAGTTCAGTACCTAAGAGAGGCGGGGCGATCAACTTTCATTATATCCGTTGAACTTGCAGTGGCTACCAAGTCAAGCTGCTGA
- the LOC142172557 gene encoding secreted RxLR effector protein 161-like has protein sequence MEASKVIDTPIATATRLYMDESGSPVNQTMYRGIIGSLLYLTTSSPYIVFSVRLCVRFQSNPKESHLKAAKKILRYLKGTQDLVLYYPSGDNFNLIRYVDADYAGYLVDRKSTSRMAHFLGYCLISWGTIKPNSIALSTTKAEYVVAVFCYAQLLWIKQQLEDFGV, from the coding sequence atggaagcatcaaaagtgatTGACACTCCCATTGCCACTGCTACTCGACTTTACATGGACGAATCTGGCTCTCCGGTGAATCAAACAATGTATAGAGGCATCATTGGATCTCTCCTCTATCTTACTACAAGCAGTCCATATATTGTTTTCAGTGTGAGACTATGTGTAAGGTTTCAGTCAAACCCCAaagaatctcatctgaaggctgccaaAAAAATCCTGAGATATCTTAAGGGAACACAGGACCTGGTTCTGTACTACCCTTCAGGTGATAATTTCAATCTTATTAggtatgttgatgctgattatgcaggctATCTTGTAGACAGGAAAAGCACATCTAGAATGGCTCACTTCTTGGGATACTGCCTTATCTCATGGGGCACAATAAAGCCAAATTCGATAGCTCTTTCAACAACTAAAGCAGAATATGTTGTTGCAGTCTTCTGCTATGCTCAGCTTCTATGGATCAAACAACAGTTGGAAGACTTTGGAGTGTAG
- the LOC107827766 gene encoding phytochrome A1, giving the protein MLELALQGKEERNVEFEIKTHGPSGDSSPISLIVNACASRDVGDSVVGVCFIAQDITGQKNIMDKFTRIEGDYRAIIQNPHPLIPPIFGTDQFGWCSEWNSAMTKLTGWRRDDVIDKMLLGEVFGTQAACCRLKNQEAFVNFGVVLNNAMTGQECAKISFGFFARNGKYVECLLCVSKRLDREGAVTGLFCFLQLASHELQQALHIQRLSEQTALKRLKVLAYIRRQIRNPLSGIIFSRKMLEGTNLGEEQKNILRTSSQCQRQLNKILDDTDLDSIIDGYLDLEMLEFKLHEVLVASISQIMMKSNGKNIMIVNDMVEDLLNETLYGDSPRLQQVLANFLLVCVNSTPSGGQLSISGTLTKDRIGESVQLALLEVRISHTGGGVPEELLSQMFGTEAEASEEGISLLISRKLVKLMNGEVQYLREAGRSTFIISVELAVATKSSC; this is encoded by the exons ATGTTGGAATTAGCATTGCAAG GGAAAGAGGAAAGAAATGTAGAGTTTGAAATAAAAACACATGGGCCGTCAGGAGATTCTAGTCCAATCAGCTTAATTGTGAATGCATGTGCAAGCAGGGATGTTGGAGATAGTGTTGTGGGTGTATGTTTTATTGCTCAGGATATAACAGGACAAAAAAATATTATGGACAAGTTCACCCGGATTGAAGGTGACTATAGAGCTATTATCCAAAATCCTCACCCATTGATCCCACCAATATTTGGCACTGATCAATTCGGCTGGTGTTCTGAGTGGAACTCGGCAATGACAAAGTTAACTGGATGGCGGCGTGATGATGTTATTGATAAAATGCTATTAGGGGAGGTTTTTGGGACACAGGCAGCTTGTTGCCGTCTCAAGAATCAAGAAGCTTTTGTAAATTTTGGAGTTGTACTAAACAATGCTATGACTGGTCAAGAGTGTGCGAAGATATCTTTTGGTTTCTTTGCACGTAATGGGAAATACGTAGAGTGCTTACTTTGTGTGAGCAAAAGGTTGGATAGAGAGGGTGCAGTCACGGGACTCTTTTGTTTCCTGCAGCTTGCAAGCCATGAGCTGCAACAAGCTCTTCACATTCAACGATTATCAGAACAAACTGCATTGAAGAGGTTGAAAGTATTAGCTTACATAAGGAGGCAGATTAGAAACCCTCTTTCTGGAATTATATTCTCTCGGAAAATGCTGGAGGGGACTAACTTGGGCGAAGAGCAGAAAAATATACTGCGTACTAGTTCCCAGTGTCAGCGTCAGCTCAACAAAATTCTTGATGATACAGATCTTGATAGCATCATTGATGG TTATTTGGATCTGGAGATGCTCGAGTTCAAGCTGCACGAAGTATTAGTGGCATCTATTAGTCAAATCATGATGAAGAGCAATGGAAAGAATATAATGATTGTGAATGACATGGTTGAAGATCTTCTCAATGAAACTTTATACGGAGATAGTCCGAGGCTTCAACAGGTCTTAGCTAACTTTTTGTTAGTATGCGTGAATTCTACACCAAGTGGTGGTCagcttagtatttcaggcacatTAACAAAAGATCGCATAGGAGAATCTGTTCAGCTTGCTCTCTTGGAAGTCAG GATAAGCCACACAGGGGGAGGAGTGCCAGAAGAACTGCTAAGCCAAATGTTCGGTACTGAGGCCGAAGCATCTGAAGAAGGGATCAGCTTACTCATCAGCAGAAAGCTGGTGAAGCTGATGAATGGGGAAGTTCAGTACCTAAGAGAGGCGGGGCGATCAACTTTCATTATATCCGTTGAACTTGCAGTGGCTACCAAGTCAAGCTGCTGA
- the LOC142172558 gene encoding uncharacterized protein LOC142172558 translates to MAEDSELWDVICDGPYGPIKKVRDPAVIVPKMRKEYNNADRKAVEKNFRAKKILVCDIGPDEYNRISACQSAKEIWEALQTAHEGTTQVKQSKIDMFTTEYELFRMKDDKSIQDMHT, encoded by the coding sequence atggctgaagattccGAGCTGTGGGATGTTATATGTGATGGTCCTTATGGTCCTATAAAGAAGGTCAGAGATCCTGCTGTGATAGTGCCTAAGATGAGAAAAGAATACAACAATGCTGATAGAAAGGCTGTGGAGAAAAACTTTCGTGCCAAGAAAATTTTGGTATGTGACATAGGTCCTGATGAATATAACAGGATTTCAGCTTGCCAATCTGCCAAAGAGATATGGGAAGCTCTACAAACAGCACACGAGGGAACTACTCAAGTAAAGCAATCTAAGATTGACATGTTCACCACTGAATATGAGCTCTTCAGAATGAAGGACGATAAATCCATTCAAGACATGCACACTTGA